Proteins encoded in a region of the Vitis riparia cultivar Riparia Gloire de Montpellier isolate 1030 chromosome 7, EGFV_Vit.rip_1.0, whole genome shotgun sequence genome:
- the LOC117918987 gene encoding acyl-CoA-binding domain-containing protein 3-like isoform X3, with protein MLLLWSIRLLSFIGLCSLSTYISKAMELFHELFLTVAISVIFSFVLSKILSLAAGGGVQDDALLGSCKDGESERGGRFVGVGSGLEICEGESVLAKLEVQEVLNDLDVDVDVGLEGGCGEKTVGVGGIVADLVEECVEDEGGSEKREAVEDDAAVGLEKRLMEGGYGEKTVEVGEIAADLVEECVEDEVRSEKREAVEDDVAIGLEKRLMKEGCGEKTVEACDGVGGFEADLVEEFAEDEWNSEKREAVEEDAIVGLEEKLMKGDCGEETVEVSDGVSGVEADLVDDEGCSEKIEAVVGLEETLTKGDCGEETVEVCDRINEVEAKLVDECVDDEGNSEKSEAVGLECEGQNEVGDERGEFFDDDWEGIQRSELDRAFGAAAAFVGSEKNANHILNLNSDVRMHLYGLHKVAIEGPCREPPPMALKISARAKWNAWQRLGNMSPEAAMEQYVALLSRDIPGWSVDDPHEHWGS; from the exons ATGCTTTTGCTTTGGTCTATTAGGCTTCTCTCTTTCATCGGGCTCTGTTCTCTATCTACATACATCTCAAAAGCTATGGAGCTTTTTCATGAGCTCTTCCTAACCGTTGCGATTTCGgttatcttttcctttgttcTATCAAAGATCCTTTCATTGGCGGCAGGTGGTGGTGTTCAGGACGATGCCCTTTTGGGATCATGCAAGGATGGGGAGAGTGAGAGAGGAGGGAGGTTTGTTGGAGTGGGTTCGGGATTGGAGATATGTGAAGGCGAATCGGTTTTGGCAAAATTGGAGGTTCAGGAGGTTTTAAATGATTTGGATGTGGATGTGGATGTTGGATTGGAAGGAGGTTGTGGTGAAAAGACGGTGGGGGTCGGTGGGATTGTGGCTGACTTGGTTGAAGAATGTGTTGAGGATGAAGGAGGCTCGGAGAAGAGGGAAGCGGTTGAAGATGATGCGGCTGTTGGATTGGAAAAGAGATTGATGGAAGGAGGTTATGGTGAAAAGACGGTGGAGGTCGGTGAGATTGCGGCTGACTTGGTTGAAGAATGTGTTGAGGATGAAGTTCGTTCGGAGAAGAGGGAAGCGGTTGAAGATGATGTGGCTATTGGATTGGAAAAGAGACTGATGAAAGAAGGTTGTGGTGAAAAGACGGTGGAGGCCTGTGATGGAGTCGGTGGGTTTGAGGCTGACTTGGTTGAAGAATTTGCTGAGGATGAATGGAATTCAGAGAAACGTGAAGCGGTTGAAGAAGATGCGATTGTTGGATTAGAAGAGAAATTGATGAAAGGAGATTGTGGCGAAGAGACGGTGGAGGTCTCTGATGGAGTCAGTGGGGTTGAGGCTGACTTGGTTGATGATGAAGGGTGTTCGGAGAAGATTGAAGCGGTTGTTGGATTGGAAGAGACATTGACGAAAGGAGATTGTGGTGAAGAGACTGTGGAGGTCTGTGATAGAATCAATGAGGTTGAGGCTAAATTGGTTGACGAATGTGTTGACGACGAAGGGAATTCAGAGAAAAGTGAAGCGGTTGGTTTGGAGTGTGAAGGCCAGAATGAGGTAGGTGATGAGAGGGGAGAGTTTTTTGATGATGATTGGGAGGGGATTCAGAGAAGTGAATTGGACAGGGCTTTTGGTGCTGCTGCGGCATTTGTGGGTTCGGAGAAAAATGCTAATCACATCTTGAATCTTAACAGTGATGTAAGGATGCACCTGTACGGGCTTCACAAGGTTGCCATCGAAGGACCTTGCCGGGAGCCTCCACCTATGGCATTGAAGATTTCCGCTCGTGCCAAGTG GAATGCTTGGCAGCGGCTTGGGAACATGAGTCCAGAGGCAGCTATGGAGCAGTATGTTGCCCTTCTTTCGAGGGACATTCCAGGGTGGTCAGTGGACGATCCTCAT GAGCATTGGGGAAGCTAG
- the LOC117918987 gene encoding acyl-CoA-binding domain-containing protein 3-like isoform X2 codes for MLLLWSIRLLSFIGLCSLSTYISKAMELFHELFLTVAISVIFSFVLSKILSLAAGGGVQDDALLGSCKDGESERGGRFVGVGSGLEICEGESVLAKLEVQEVLNDLDVDVDVGLEGGCGEKTVGVGGIVADLVEECVEDEGGSEKREAVEDDAAVGLEKRLMEGGYGEKTVEVGEIAADLVEECVEDEVRSEKREAVEDDVAIGLEKRLMKEGCGEKTVEACDGVGGFEADLVEEFAEDEWNSEKREAVEEDAIVGLEEKLMKGDCGEETVEVSDGVSGVEADLVDDEGCSEKIEAVVGLEETLTKGDCGEETVEVCDRINEVEAKLVDECVDDEGNSEKSEAVGLECEGQNEVGDERGEFFDDDWEGIQRSELDRAFGAAAAFVGSEKNANHILNLNSDVRMHLYGLHKVAIEGPCREPPPMALKISARAKWNAWQRLGNMSPEAAMEQYVALLSRDIPGWSVDDPHMQEHWGS; via the exons ATGCTTTTGCTTTGGTCTATTAGGCTTCTCTCTTTCATCGGGCTCTGTTCTCTATCTACATACATCTCAAAAGCTATGGAGCTTTTTCATGAGCTCTTCCTAACCGTTGCGATTTCGgttatcttttcctttgttcTATCAAAGATCCTTTCATTGGCGGCAGGTGGTGGTGTTCAGGACGATGCCCTTTTGGGATCATGCAAGGATGGGGAGAGTGAGAGAGGAGGGAGGTTTGTTGGAGTGGGTTCGGGATTGGAGATATGTGAAGGCGAATCGGTTTTGGCAAAATTGGAGGTTCAGGAGGTTTTAAATGATTTGGATGTGGATGTGGATGTTGGATTGGAAGGAGGTTGTGGTGAAAAGACGGTGGGGGTCGGTGGGATTGTGGCTGACTTGGTTGAAGAATGTGTTGAGGATGAAGGAGGCTCGGAGAAGAGGGAAGCGGTTGAAGATGATGCGGCTGTTGGATTGGAAAAGAGATTGATGGAAGGAGGTTATGGTGAAAAGACGGTGGAGGTCGGTGAGATTGCGGCTGACTTGGTTGAAGAATGTGTTGAGGATGAAGTTCGTTCGGAGAAGAGGGAAGCGGTTGAAGATGATGTGGCTATTGGATTGGAAAAGAGACTGATGAAAGAAGGTTGTGGTGAAAAGACGGTGGAGGCCTGTGATGGAGTCGGTGGGTTTGAGGCTGACTTGGTTGAAGAATTTGCTGAGGATGAATGGAATTCAGAGAAACGTGAAGCGGTTGAAGAAGATGCGATTGTTGGATTAGAAGAGAAATTGATGAAAGGAGATTGTGGCGAAGAGACGGTGGAGGTCTCTGATGGAGTCAGTGGGGTTGAGGCTGACTTGGTTGATGATGAAGGGTGTTCGGAGAAGATTGAAGCGGTTGTTGGATTGGAAGAGACATTGACGAAAGGAGATTGTGGTGAAGAGACTGTGGAGGTCTGTGATAGAATCAATGAGGTTGAGGCTAAATTGGTTGACGAATGTGTTGACGACGAAGGGAATTCAGAGAAAAGTGAAGCGGTTGGTTTGGAGTGTGAAGGCCAGAATGAGGTAGGTGATGAGAGGGGAGAGTTTTTTGATGATGATTGGGAGGGGATTCAGAGAAGTGAATTGGACAGGGCTTTTGGTGCTGCTGCGGCATTTGTGGGTTCGGAGAAAAATGCTAATCACATCTTGAATCTTAACAGTGATGTAAGGATGCACCTGTACGGGCTTCACAAGGTTGCCATCGAAGGACCTTGCCGGGAGCCTCCACCTATGGCATTGAAGATTTCCGCTCGTGCCAAGTG GAATGCTTGGCAGCGGCTTGGGAACATGAGTCCAGAGGCAGCTATGGAGCAGTATGTTGCCCTTCTTTCGAGGGACATTCCAGGGTGGTCAGTGGACGATCCTCAT ATGCAGGAGCATTGGGGAAGCTAG
- the LOC117918987 gene encoding acyl-CoA-binding domain-containing protein 3-like isoform X1 — translation MLLLWSIRLLSFIGLCSLSTYISKAMELFHELFLTVAISVIFSFVLSKILSLAAGGGVQDDALLGSCKDGESERGGRFVGVGSGLEICEGESVLAKLEVQEVLNDLDVDVDVGLEGGCGEKTVGVGGIVADLVEECVEDEGGSEKREAVEDDAAVGLEKRLMEGGYGEKTVEVGEIAADLVEECVEDEVRSEKREAVEDDVAIGLEKRLMKEGCGEKTVEACDGVGGFEADLVEEFAEDEWNSEKREAVEEDAIVGLEEKLMKGDCGEETVEVSDGVSGVEADLVDDEGCSEKIEAVVGLEETLTKGDCGEETVEVCDRINEVEAKLVDECVDDEGNSEKSEAVGLECEGQNEVGDERGEFFDDDWEGIQRSELDRAFGAAAAFVGSEKNANHILNLNSDVRMHLYGLHKVAIEGPCREPPPMALKISARAKWNAWQRLGNMSPEAAMEQYVALLSRDIPGWSVDDPHEAVNIFVQMQEHWGS, via the exons ATGCTTTTGCTTTGGTCTATTAGGCTTCTCTCTTTCATCGGGCTCTGTTCTCTATCTACATACATCTCAAAAGCTATGGAGCTTTTTCATGAGCTCTTCCTAACCGTTGCGATTTCGgttatcttttcctttgttcTATCAAAGATCCTTTCATTGGCGGCAGGTGGTGGTGTTCAGGACGATGCCCTTTTGGGATCATGCAAGGATGGGGAGAGTGAGAGAGGAGGGAGGTTTGTTGGAGTGGGTTCGGGATTGGAGATATGTGAAGGCGAATCGGTTTTGGCAAAATTGGAGGTTCAGGAGGTTTTAAATGATTTGGATGTGGATGTGGATGTTGGATTGGAAGGAGGTTGTGGTGAAAAGACGGTGGGGGTCGGTGGGATTGTGGCTGACTTGGTTGAAGAATGTGTTGAGGATGAAGGAGGCTCGGAGAAGAGGGAAGCGGTTGAAGATGATGCGGCTGTTGGATTGGAAAAGAGATTGATGGAAGGAGGTTATGGTGAAAAGACGGTGGAGGTCGGTGAGATTGCGGCTGACTTGGTTGAAGAATGTGTTGAGGATGAAGTTCGTTCGGAGAAGAGGGAAGCGGTTGAAGATGATGTGGCTATTGGATTGGAAAAGAGACTGATGAAAGAAGGTTGTGGTGAAAAGACGGTGGAGGCCTGTGATGGAGTCGGTGGGTTTGAGGCTGACTTGGTTGAAGAATTTGCTGAGGATGAATGGAATTCAGAGAAACGTGAAGCGGTTGAAGAAGATGCGATTGTTGGATTAGAAGAGAAATTGATGAAAGGAGATTGTGGCGAAGAGACGGTGGAGGTCTCTGATGGAGTCAGTGGGGTTGAGGCTGACTTGGTTGATGATGAAGGGTGTTCGGAGAAGATTGAAGCGGTTGTTGGATTGGAAGAGACATTGACGAAAGGAGATTGTGGTGAAGAGACTGTGGAGGTCTGTGATAGAATCAATGAGGTTGAGGCTAAATTGGTTGACGAATGTGTTGACGACGAAGGGAATTCAGAGAAAAGTGAAGCGGTTGGTTTGGAGTGTGAAGGCCAGAATGAGGTAGGTGATGAGAGGGGAGAGTTTTTTGATGATGATTGGGAGGGGATTCAGAGAAGTGAATTGGACAGGGCTTTTGGTGCTGCTGCGGCATTTGTGGGTTCGGAGAAAAATGCTAATCACATCTTGAATCTTAACAGTGATGTAAGGATGCACCTGTACGGGCTTCACAAGGTTGCCATCGAAGGACCTTGCCGGGAGCCTCCACCTATGGCATTGAAGATTTCCGCTCGTGCCAAGTG GAATGCTTGGCAGCGGCTTGGGAACATGAGTCCAGAGGCAGCTATGGAGCAGTATGTTGCCCTTCTTTCGAGGGACATTCCAGGGTGGTCAGTGGACGATCCTCAT GAGGCAGTAAACATATTTGTTCAGATGCAGGAGCATTGGGGAAGCTAG
- the LOC117918987 gene encoding acyl-CoA-binding domain-containing protein 3-like isoform X4 produces the protein MLLLWSIRLLSFIGLCSLSTYISKAMELFHELFLTVAISVIFSFVLSKILSLAAGGGVQDDALLGSCKDGESERGGRFVGVGSGLEICEGESVLAKLEVQEVLNDLDVDVDVGLEGGCGEKTVGVGGIVADLVEECVEDEGGSEKREAVEDDAAVGLEKRLMEGGYGEKTVEVGEIAADLVEECVEDEVRSEKREAVEDDVAIGLEKRLMKEGCGEKTVEACDGVGGFEADLVEEFAEDEWNSEKREAVEEDAIVGLEEKLMKGDCGEETVEVSDGVSGVEADLVDDEGCSEKIEAVVGLEETLTKGDCGEETVEVCDRINEVEAKLVDECVDDEGNSEKSEAVGLECEGQNEVGDERGEFFDDDWEGIQRSELDRAFGAAAAFVGSEKNANHILNLNSDVRMHLYGLHKVAIEGPCREPPPMALKISARAKWGISLLD, from the exons ATGCTTTTGCTTTGGTCTATTAGGCTTCTCTCTTTCATCGGGCTCTGTTCTCTATCTACATACATCTCAAAAGCTATGGAGCTTTTTCATGAGCTCTTCCTAACCGTTGCGATTTCGgttatcttttcctttgttcTATCAAAGATCCTTTCATTGGCGGCAGGTGGTGGTGTTCAGGACGATGCCCTTTTGGGATCATGCAAGGATGGGGAGAGTGAGAGAGGAGGGAGGTTTGTTGGAGTGGGTTCGGGATTGGAGATATGTGAAGGCGAATCGGTTTTGGCAAAATTGGAGGTTCAGGAGGTTTTAAATGATTTGGATGTGGATGTGGATGTTGGATTGGAAGGAGGTTGTGGTGAAAAGACGGTGGGGGTCGGTGGGATTGTGGCTGACTTGGTTGAAGAATGTGTTGAGGATGAAGGAGGCTCGGAGAAGAGGGAAGCGGTTGAAGATGATGCGGCTGTTGGATTGGAAAAGAGATTGATGGAAGGAGGTTATGGTGAAAAGACGGTGGAGGTCGGTGAGATTGCGGCTGACTTGGTTGAAGAATGTGTTGAGGATGAAGTTCGTTCGGAGAAGAGGGAAGCGGTTGAAGATGATGTGGCTATTGGATTGGAAAAGAGACTGATGAAAGAAGGTTGTGGTGAAAAGACGGTGGAGGCCTGTGATGGAGTCGGTGGGTTTGAGGCTGACTTGGTTGAAGAATTTGCTGAGGATGAATGGAATTCAGAGAAACGTGAAGCGGTTGAAGAAGATGCGATTGTTGGATTAGAAGAGAAATTGATGAAAGGAGATTGTGGCGAAGAGACGGTGGAGGTCTCTGATGGAGTCAGTGGGGTTGAGGCTGACTTGGTTGATGATGAAGGGTGTTCGGAGAAGATTGAAGCGGTTGTTGGATTGGAAGAGACATTGACGAAAGGAGATTGTGGTGAAGAGACTGTGGAGGTCTGTGATAGAATCAATGAGGTTGAGGCTAAATTGGTTGACGAATGTGTTGACGACGAAGGGAATTCAGAGAAAAGTGAAGCGGTTGGTTTGGAGTGTGAAGGCCAGAATGAGGTAGGTGATGAGAGGGGAGAGTTTTTTGATGATGATTGGGAGGGGATTCAGAGAAGTGAATTGGACAGGGCTTTTGGTGCTGCTGCGGCATTTGTGGGTTCGGAGAAAAATGCTAATCACATCTTGAATCTTAACAGTGATGTAAGGATGCACCTGTACGGGCTTCACAAGGTTGCCATCGAAGGACCTTGCCGGGAGCCTCCACCTATGGCATTGAAGATTTCCGCTCGTGCCAAGTG GGGCATTAGCTTGTTGGATTGA
- the LOC117919150 gene encoding uncharacterized protein At2g23090-like — translation MGGGNGQKSKTARERNMEKTKAAKGSQLESNKKAMTIQCKVCMQTFICTTSEAKCKEHAEAKHPKSDLSTCFPHLKK, via the exons ATGGGAGGGGGCAATGGCCAGAAGTCGAAGACGGCGCGTGAGCGGAACATGGAAAAGACGAAAGCCGCCAAGg GAAGCCAGCTTGAGTCAAACAAGAAAGCAATGACAATCCAG TGTAAGGTGTGCATGCAGACATTCATCTGCACGACATCTGAGGCAAAGTGCAAGGAACATGCTGAAGCAAAGCATCCCAAATCTGATCTTTCTACCTGTTTCCCCCATCTGAAAAAATAA
- the LOC117917745 gene encoding casein kinase II subunit alpha-2, with the protein MKDAHTPLVPLFPLLLVCALVALRAPLALPPNLRPHSSPPIPDNKIITPIVDTSKARLKLQLSKISSSDVAPMSKARVYADVNVLRPKDYWDYESLTVQWGDQDDYEVVRKVGRGKYSEVFEGINVNSNERCIIKILKPVKKKKIKREIKILQNLCGGPNVVKLLDIVRDQHSKTPSLIFEYVNSTDFKVLYPTLTDYDIRYYIYELLKALDYCHSQGIMHRDVKPHNVMIDHELRKLRLIDWGLAEFYHPGKEYNVRVASRYFKGPELLVDLQDYDYSLDMWSLGCMFAGMIFRKEPFFYGHDNHDQLVKIAKVLGTDELNAYLNKYRLELDPQLDALVGRHSRKPWSKFIHADNQHLVSPEAIDFLDKLLRYDHQDRLTAREAMAHPYFFQVRAAESSRMRTQ; encoded by the exons ATGAAAGATGCGCACACCCCCCTCGTCCCACTTTTTCCTCTCTTGCTAGTGTGCGCCCTCGTGGCTTTGCGTGCGCCGCTTGCGCTACCTCCTAACCTACGCCCACACTCATCTCCTCCTATCCCCGACAACAAGATCATCACACCCATCGTCGATACTTCCAAGGCCAGGCTCAAGCTCCAACTTTCCAAGATCTCTTCATCCGACGTCGCTCCCATGTCCAAAGCTCGAGTCTACGCCGACGTCAACGTTCTTCGCCCCAAAGATTACTGGGATTACGAATCTCTCACCGTTCAGTGGGG TGATCAGGATGACTATGAGGTTGTTCGGAAAGTTGGAAGGGGAAAATACAGCGAGGTTTTTGAAGGCATAAATGTTAATAGCAATGAGCGATGCATAATCAAGATCCTCAAGCCTGTTAAGAAAAAGAAg ATAAAGAGGGAGATAAAAATACTTCAGAACCTTTGTGGGGGCCCAAATGTCGTCAAGCTGCTTGATATTGTCAGAGACCAGCATTCAAAAACTCCTAGCTTGATATTTGAATATGTGAACAGTACAGATTTCAAAGTTTTGTACCCCACTCTGACCGATTATGACATACGCTACTACATATATGAGCTTCTCAAG GCATTAGATTACTGTCACTCACAGGGAATAATGCACAGAGATGTCAAGCCTCACAATGTTATGATAGACCATGAGTTGCGAAAACTTAGACTGATTGATTGGGGTCTTGCTGAATTCTACCATCCTGGCAAAGAATATAATGTTCGTGTTGCTTCTCG ATACTTTAAGGGGCCAGAACTCCTTGTTGATTTGCAAGATTATGATTATTCTTTGGATATGTGGAGCCTTGGGTGCATGTTTGCGGGAATG ATCTTTCGCAAGGAACCATTCTTTTATGGTCATGACAATCATGATCAGCTTGTCAAGATTGCCAAG GTACTTGGTACAGATGAGTTAAATGCATATCTGAACAAATATCGTTTAGAGCTCGATCCTCAACTTGATGCTCTTGTTGGGAG GCACAGCAGAAAGCCGTGGTCCAAATTTATCCATGCAGACAATCAGCATCTAGTTTCTCCAGAg GccattgattttcttgataAGCTCCTTCGATATGATCATCAGGACAGGCTTACAGCAAGAGAGGCAATG GCACATCCATATTTCTTTCAAGTGAGGGCTGCAGAGAGTAGCAGGATGCGAACACAGTAG
- the LOC117918745 gene encoding ribonuclease III domain-containing protein RNC1, chloroplastic — protein sequence MELSSPFIHRQKPNPYSCLTPDLSFSSSFSPFPLQIDLKNSKSTNPTSLKFRILAVAVDPKELPQNSPQRLLKELAERKKITSPKKKFPPKRFILKPPLDDARLARRFLNSPQLSLKSFPLLSSCLPSSRLNNADKAWIDEYLLEAKQALGYPLEPSDQYGDDNPAKQFDALLYLAFQHPSCDRANARHVRSGHSRLWFLGQYVLELAFAEYFLQRYPRESPAPMRERVFELIGKRNLPQWIKAASLQNLVFPFDDMDRLIRKEREPPVKSVFWALFGAIYLCYGMPEVYRVLFEVFGMDPEHEDCQPKLRRQLEDVDYVSVEFEDNRLSWQDVAAYKPPEDALFAHPRLFRACVPPGMHRFRGNIWDYDCRPQVMHALGYPLPVTDRIPDITKARNIELGLGLQLCFLHPSKHKFEHPRFCYERLEYVGQKIQDIVMAERLLMKHLDAPGKWLQEKHRRLLMNKFCGRYLRDKYLHRFIIYSEQVQDSYEHNRRLRNPATTAVQQAIHGLSYLVYGKPDVRRLMFEVFDFEQIQPKPVLRS from the exons ATGGAACTCTCGTCTCCCTTCATACACCGCCAAAAACCAAATCCTTACTCATGCCTAACACCTGACCTTTCTTTCTCATCCTCATTTTCTCCATTCCCACTTCAAATTGACCTCAAAAATTCCAAAAGCACAAACCCCACATCGCTAAAATTTCGCATTCTCGCCGTTGCTGTAGACCCCAAAGAACTCCCCCAAAACAGTCCTCAGAGGCTCCTCAAAGAGCTTGCGGAGCGTAAGAAAATCACATCCCCGAAGAAAAAGTTTCCCCCTAAGAGGTTCATTCTAAAACCCCCATTAGATGACGCCAGATTGGCACGAAGGTTTCTCAATAGCCCACAATTATCCCTCAAATCATTCCCTTTATTGAGTTCTTGTTTACCGTCATCGCGGCTTAACAATGCCGATAAAGCTTGGATAGACGAATACTTGCTTGAAGCCAAGCAAGCCCTGGGGTACCCACTGGAGCCGTCCGACCAGTATGGGGATGATAATCCGGCTAAGCAATTTGATGCCTTGTTGTACTTGGCGTTTCAGCATCCGTCGTGTGACAGGGCGAATGCTCGCCATGTGAGGTCGGGGCATTCAAGGCTGTGGTTTTTGGGGCAGTATGTGCTTGAACTGGCGTTTGCAGAGTATTTCTTGCAGAGATATCCGAGGGAGTCGCCGGCTCCGATGAGGGAAAGGGTGTTTGAATTGATTGGGAAGAGGAATCTTCCCCAGTGGATCAAAGCAGCTAGCTTGCAGAATTTGGTATTTCCATTTGATGACATGGACAGGTTGATTCGGAAGGAGCGCGAGCCTCCTGTGAA GTCTGTGTTCTGGGCTTTGTTTGGGGCAATATATTTATGTTATGGAATGCCAGAAGTATACCGTGTTCTTTTTGAAGTATTTGGAATGGACCCAGAACATGAGGACTGCCAGCCAAAGTTGAGGAGACAGCTTGAAGATGTAGATTATGTTTCTGTGGAATTTGAAGACAACAGGCTCAGTTGGCAAGATGTTGCTGCCTATAAG CCTCCCGAAGATGCTCTTTTTGCACATCCAAGACTTTTCAGGGCATGTGTTCCACCAGGTATGCATCGGTTCCGTGGAAACATATGGGATTACGACTGCAGACCCCAAGTTATGCATGCACTGGGTTATCCTTTACCTGTAACTGATAGAATTCCAGATATTACTAAAGCAAGGAACATTGAACTTGGACTTGGTCTAcag CTTTGCTTCTTGCACCCTTCGAAACACAAATTTGAGCATCCTCGCTTCTGCTATGAGCGATTGGAATACGTCGGCCAAAAGATCCAG GATATTGTAATGGCTGAGAGGTTGCTCATGAAGCATCTTGATGCTCCTGGGAAGTGGCTACAGGAGAAGCACCGCCGCCTTCTTATGAACAAGTTCTGCGGGAGGTACTTGAGGGACAAGTATCTCCACCGCTTTATCATCTACTCTGAGCAGGTTCAGGACTCGTATGAACACAATCGAAGACTAAGGAACCCAGCCACGACTGCTGTTCAACAAGCCATTCATGGCCTCTCCTACCTTGTATATGGGAAACCAGACGTAAGACGCCTCATGTTTGAGGTTTTTGATTTCGAGCAAATCCAACCCAAACCTGTATTAAGATCTTAG